The Candidatus Poribacteria bacterium genomic interval CAGCGGAACAAGTTGTCGCGAACGTAGAAACTGAAGACGAAACGAAAGTCGCGCTCCAGATTGCCCAAAAACGGGTAAAGCAGTATAAACGGCTGCCGATCCATGTCGCCAAACGTCGATTACACGGGTTTTTGGCACGACGCGGTTTCGGTGCCGAAATTGTGCGGCAGGTACTCGATCAGATATTTTAAATATACATGACTTACGCAAAATCAAAGAATTCAGTCTATTATGGCGCAATCGGTGCGGTTAGGGGATTTGGTCTGGGAATAGACCAAATCCATTCCTCGTATTACATTCCGCACCTACCGGGGAAGTGCATAAGTCCTAATATAATCTCTTGCCATGATGCCCATTGAACAATCATCGGTTGCTAATGCGGTTGATACCTTTCTGTAAACACGTCTATTTTGTGTTTCTGTTTTCTCTTGACTTCTCTGCGAGAAATAGCATATAATTAGGAATAGATAACGTAGGAGAGAGTCCAATATGACATCAGATGAAATTAGAGATAGTTTCTTAGAATACTTCCGCAAACACGGGCATACTATCGTGCCGAGTGCGTCCTTGATACCAGCGGGTGACCCGACGCTGTTGTTCACCAACGCCGGTATGAACCAATTCAAGGATGTGTTTCTCGGTATCGGACAGCGGGAGTATACGCGCGCCGTTGACACACAAAAATGTCTGCGGGTTAGTGGCAAACACAACGATCTTGAAGAGGTCGGTTACTCGCCGAGCCACCATACCTTCTTTGAGATGCTCGGAAACTGGTCATTCGGCGATTACTACAAACAGGAAGCTATCGCCTTTGCATGGGAACTGGTGATCGAACTTTGGCAGATCCCGAAGGAGCGTCTCTGGGCGACAGTCTATCTCGAAGACGACGAAGCAGAAAAACTCTGGCTCCAAGAGACAGATCTCCCGCTCTCGCGCATCCGCCGTTGTGATAAGGATAACTTCTGGGAAATGGGTGAAACAGGTCCTTGCGGTCCTTGCAGCGAACTCTTTGTTGACATGGGCGTAGAAGCCTATCCGGAAACCGCAAGTGACCCAGACGCAGGTCCCAATACGAGCGACCGCTTCAGGGAATTCTGGAATCTGGTGTTCATCCAGTACAACCGAAACGAAGACGGTTCGCTTGAACCCCTGCCAGCCACACATGTAGATACAGGCATGGGTTTTGAACGAATTACCTCCATATTACAAGGTGTTGATACCAACTATAAGACAGATCTGTTCACACCGCTTTTGACGACAATTGCTGATATGACAGACACCGCCTATTTCGATGATGAACGCGGGTTACCCCATCGAGTTATCGCTGATCATATTCGGTGCTTGACCTTTGCCATCGGTGATGGGGTCATGCCCTCTAACGAGGGACGAGGCTATGTCATCCGCAGAATTTTGCGACGGGCTGTGCTTTACGGCAAGAAATTAGGGATGGACGCAGCGTTCATCTACCGGCTTGTTGATAACGTCATCGCATTGCTTGGCGATGTATTTCCTGATGTATTGCCGCGTCATGAGTTTATCAGTCGCACGATTCAGGGTGAAGAGCATCGCTTCCATCAAACAATCGAACGCGGTTTGGAACTTCTCGATAACTCATTTGACACGCTCAAGGAGCAGAACGGTACAGAGATCGATGGAAAGCGGGCGTTTGAGTTATATGATACCTTCGGTTTCCCCCTTGATCTGACCCAGATGCTCGCACGTGAACGTGGGTTCACAGTTGACGATATGGGCTTTGAACAGAGTATGGAGGCGCAACGCTCGCGTGGACGGGCGGCATGGGAAGATAGAGGCGGTGTCAAAGATGAAGAAATCTCCGTTTACGCGGAAGTCCTTAAAGAGCATGGCGAAACCGAATTCGTCGGCTATACACGAAACAACGTCGAAGCAGAAGTTGTCGCCTTAATTGCTGACGCGGAATCGGTTGGTAGCGCGCAAGAAGGCGACGAGGTGTTTGTGCTGCTGAACCGAACGCCTTTTTACGGCGAATCGGGTGGACAAGTCGGCGATATCGGCACAATTGAAAACGGCAATGCCAGATTGGCTGTAGAGGATACACTCAAGCCTTCGGCAGACTTGGTTGTTCATAGGTGTAAGGTCCTTGAAGGTGAAATCACCCCCTACAGTGCGGTCCAAGCACAAATAGATAGTGAACGTCGAAATGCCATCGCCGTGAGCCACACAGCAACGCACCTTCTACACAGTGGACTGCGACAGGTACTCGGAACACATGTAGCGCAAGCGGGTTCACTCGTTGAAGCGGGTAGATTGCGATTCGACTTCTCACACTACGAATCTGTTTCACCAGAGCAGTTACGAGACATTGAGGAATTTGTCAACGAAAAAATTCGTGGGAACGACGCGTTGTCTATCAGTGAAACGTCGTTAGATGCGGCGAAATCGAAAGGGGCTTTAGCCTTCTTCGGCGATAAGTACGGCGACATTGTTCGCGTTGTGCAAGCAGGGAGTTATAGCGTTGAACTCTGTGGAGGCACCCACGTTGATGCAACAGGTGAGCTCGGTTTTGTGAAGCTGATGAGCGAAAGCAGTATCGCTGCAGGTGTCCGACGCGTTGAAGCATTGACAGGGACTGCCGCGGTATCAACGGTTCAAGAAGATACCACACTCCTCGCTAACGTGGCGAATCTCCTGAAAACCCCCAAAACGGCTCTGCCCGAACGGATCGAACGTCTGCTTCAGGAACAACGGGATTTAGAACAACAACTTCAACAACTCAAAAGCCAGCACGCCCTTGCGAACGTCGGCACCTTGGTCGAAGGTGCGACACTTGTCGAAGATGTGCGGGTGGTTGCCTCGCTCGTAACAAACGCGGATCGGAACGGGTTACGGAAACTCGTTGATGAACTCAAAACGCGCTTAGAATCTGGTGTTGTTGCGCTTGCGGCTGTGTCAGGAACCGAAGTCGCCTTCGTAGTTGGCGTAACGGCAGACTTAGTGAAGAACCGCGATTTGCATGCGGGTAAAATCGTCTCCGAACTCACGCAACTGGCTGACGGTCGCGGTGGTGGACGCCCAGAACTCGCGCAAGGTGGCGGCAAGAATCCGAGCAAGGTAAACGCAGCAATTGCGAAAACCGGCGAAATCGTCGCGCAACAACTTAAAGTTTAAACTTGCAGAGACCGCCTTTCTGCGAGACAGATGTGTGTGAAAAGTCGTTTAATAGAAGTGGCATCTTAGAATGCACAAAGGAGAAGTCATGGATTGGAGTTTGATTGCTTCACTTTTTTGGAAGTTCAGCCTCGGTATTTTCCTAATTGCGCTCACAGCCCTTGCGGGGTATATGTGTGCGGCTATTGGGAGTCTCCGAAACTCTTTAAACAGCATTCGCAACACATTGAATTCCACAGAAAACATCGTTAATCAAGAGATCGGAGAATTGATTACCGACGTGGATAGGACAGTGAAAGAGGTGAACAAGGAACTCCCAGAACTGCTGCAAAATCTGAATGGGTTGACAGCTTCCTTACAAGGGATTAGCGAGACCGAAATTCAACCGACGGTGCACAATATCCAAGAAATGAGTGGTGTCCTGAACCAAAGCATTCAAGAACTTGACGAGTTGGTTCAAAAAGTGAGTAGTTTTTCTGGTCAGACGATCGAACAAGCCACGTTTTTCCGCAATCAGATAGCAGTTTCACTGGCTGATATCGTAGGTTTATGGCAGGGAATCAAAGCGGGATGGGATAGTTTCAATTTCACACAATCTTCCGAACCAGAAGAGGATGTCCCGATATCCGCTGTGTCTAACGAATAATTAAATTTGGCTAAATTGTCTGCTCCTTCGACTAAAAGTAGCATCGCATCTAAATCGCAAGAGGATATCAGGAAAAAAGAATCCAGCAAGAAATAAACATGAGAATTGAAACTTTCCACCCTGATTTTCGTAAATTTGAACAGTGTGTTTTGGAGATCTGCAAGCTGCACCAAAACACCTCCAAATTAGGAGATCTGCAAGCTGCACCAAAACAATCTTAATGTAATAGAAAGGATAAAAAAATGAGTAATAATGGACAGAACAACGGGCTCGCAATGGTCTTCGCATTTTTTACCGGATTCATGGCAGGTGCGGTTATCAGCCTGCTCTATGCCCCGAGTTCCGGCAAGGAGACCCGACGAAAGATTCGTGACACTTCGATTGAAGCAAAGAACCGGACGGTTGAGTTCGCGCATCAGACGACCGATAGTGCGAAGCAAGGTGTCCAGACTATCATGGAACAGGGAAGAGAAAGCGTTCACAGCATTGTAGACAGCGGAAAAGAACAGCTCCAGCAAGCAGGTGATCAGGTGAAAAGTGCTGTGGAAACAGGACGCAAAGTTTCTGCTGATGTCCGATCCAAAATCGCTGGATCTATCCCGGGTATCGACGAGTCTGAAGAATCCGATGAAGAGGCACCCGAGGAAGCCTAAACGTCTTTCCGATACATACAAACGGAAATAAACGCGCGTCGACCTTAGGCAGGTATCTATAGGTCCTGTAGACAGCATACTTTATTAAATGAATGGAAATTGAAAAGTTGAGAATCCTGCTCGAACAGGTTAAAGGCGGAGAGATGGCAGTGGGTGATGCCCTGCAATCCCTCCGCACTCTTCCTTTTGAAGATTTAGGATTTTCAAAGATCGATCATCATCGTCAACTTCGTACTGGATTTCCTGAAGTCATCTTCTGTCAAGGAAAAACAGTGGAACATGTCAAGCAAATTAGTGAACGTATCCTCGCCGCAGGACATCCGCTCCTCGCCACGCGCGCCACACCTGACATGTATAAAGCGGTAAAAGAAGTTCAACCCACCGCCCGTTATAATGAACTCGGACGAACGATCACCGTCTCGCAATCCGATGAAGATACCGGCGTTTCGGGTATACTTGTCGTTTCCGCGGGTACTTCTGATTTGCCAGTCGCCGAGGAAGCCGCCGAAACTGCACTAATGATGGGAAATCAACCGGAACGTCTTTATGATGTCGGTGTGGCAGGATTACATCGCCTCATGAGTAATCACGAGAAACTCTTGAATGCACGGGTTATCATTGTCGTTGCGGGGATGGAAGGTGCACTTCCGAGTGTTGTCGGTGGGTTAGTGGATTGCCCTGTCATCGCAGTCCCGACGAGTATCGGCTACGGTGCCAGTTTCGGGGGGCTTGCGGCTTTATTAGGGATGCTGAACAGTTGTGCGTCCGGCGTCACCGTTGTGAATATTGATAACGGTTTTGGGGCGGGTTACAGTGCATCTCTTATCAATCAACTCGGGGCGTAATTTATCGGTTATTCCCTACCCAAAACGCCTTCTTCCTTTTCCTCACCTGCGATCCTTCGCACAACACTTGCACTTCTCGGCGTTCCTTGCGAACCGAATCCTGATTTAGCAAAGTTGTATTCTGCTTTTAATTGGACAACTTCAGCATTGATGCTGAGGGTGACAACATCAGCTCCTATTTTGCACCGAATTTGGTATGGAACCGACTCAGAAGGACTTTGTCCATAAGAACGCGGTTGCCATGTCACACCGGATGTCTCAGCGTATGTTGTGAGGGCTATTTCGGCAGCTTTTGCGATGTTTTCGCCTGAGTTAAGGGCATGTTTCGCCGCATTTGCGGCTCTGTTTACAGCGTGCTCCAAGCGTTCCTGAACCGATTTGGCATCACTTCCATCTGCGTCATCCATCTCTTTAATTTTGCGTAAAGCGACATAGACAACAGCTCCAAGCACACACAGAAAAACGGTGGTACTCAGGATAACGGTGCCTCGCAACGCACGACGGCGCGTCATGCTTTCAAAATCATCGCGATGGTGTGGATAGAAAGCATCGTGCGCAAAAATCGGCGGACTCCAGTACAATATACCGATAGTTAGCAATAGGAGCGGAGCAGAGAAAAATTTTCGGAGCATTAATGTTTACCTTCCTTGGTATCCAGTATAGCAACAGGAAATCGGAAAGTCAATCCTGTATAAGCCAATCCCAGGACCATTTAGTTTTCCATGCCCCTTCAAGTCGCTGGGCTTGTAGTCGGGAAACCATTTATTGCCCATTATGCATACCTTTAGAACGTGCGATGAATCGCGCTACTACAAACACATTGCTTGTAGCTGGGAAACCATTTATTGCTTGCTCATCTGGACAACCAATAGAAAATCATAAACTTCTGAACCACACACATGAAAAACTTGACCTAAAATTGTAAATTTGATAAAATGTATATAAACAAATATCAATCAAGGGTAAGGAGATAGACATTTGCAGCAAAGAACACCAATTGAAGAACAAATTGATCTTCCTTTTGTAGAATCATTACGCATCAGTTTTCAGAGTTTGAAAATTCGTTTTGGGCGTTCAATCATTACGACGGCTGGTATCACGCTCGGTATTGCATTTTTAGTTTCAGTTTGGACAAATAACGAAATCGGTCTCGCGCTACAGGAGAGCGGACGACAATCGGCAATTAATACCTTTGAAGAAACAACGGAAAAAGGCATTTCCACAAAAGATATCTGGCTGATTATTATGTCATTGATTGTCTGCGTGGTAGGTATTGCGAACTCAATGCTAATGGCAGTAACAGAGCGTTTTCGCGAGATCGGCACGATGAAATGTCTCGGTGCGTTAGACGGATTCGTGGTTAGACTGTTTCTACTTGAATCAGGATTTCAGGGTTTCTCGGGAGCACTCATCGGTGCGCTTCTTGGAACACTCGGCGCAGTGCTTTTAGGGCTTAAAGACTACGGGTTAGACTTATTCTTCTATTTCCCGCTATTACCGGCGCAACCTGAAGACGGAACAATGCGACTCGGTGTTATCGTCGTCATCCTACTTGGATGTATTCTGGGCATGATTTTGGCAGTCATCGGATCATCGTTTCCTGCATGGCGTGCGGCGAAACTTCCGCCTGCTGAAGCAATGCGTACCGAGGTATAGGCACGGAGGAAAATAATGGCTGATATCGTTGTGAAAACTGAAGATGTTGTCAAAGAATATCGCATGGGTTCAAACATTCTTCGTGCTTTGGATGGCATCAACATTGAGATTGAACGCGGGGAGTATATTTCGCTGATGGGTCCTTCGGGTTCGGGCAAATCTACACTCTTTAATATGATTGGTGCCCTCGATCGCCCTACGGAGGGTCAAGTTTATATAGATGGACAAAATATGTCTCATCTTTCGCAAAGACAAATTGCGGCGTTTCGGTGTCATCGCGTGGGCTATATTTTTCAAAGTTACAATTTGCTGCACGTGCGGAGCGCGCATGGAAATGTGACACTCCCGATGATTTTCGCTGGCATCCCTGAGAAACAACGCAATGAAAAAGCGGAAAATTTGCTGGATATGGTAGGATTAGGAGATCGGATGTACCATCTTCCCGATGAACTCTCAGGTGGCCAGCGTCAACGTGTCGCTATCGCCAGAGCACTTGCGAACGATCCGAGTATCATCCTCGCCGACGAACCGACAGCAAACCTCGACACAATTACGGGACGCGAAATTATCGACCTCATTAAACGCTTGAATCGGGAACAAGGGGTCACTGTTATTTCGGCGACACATGACCTGAAGATGCTGGATGTCTCTGACCGGATTGTAGACATCCGAGACGGACTTGTGGAGCGGGTCAGAAACCGAGACGAGATTGACATCGAAGTCGGTGAAGTCGGTGGTGACGGTCACTAAAAAACCTTAAATTTCCGACAACAGGACAGGACGATTTTCACGAAGCGACTTCAACGCTGCGAAACCGATTACGACTGGTGCCCGACCATCCTCCGCTGTAACCGGCGGTGGCGTGTCTTCCTGAATGCATGCCAAGAACGCTCGCACCTCTGAAAGAAACGCTGGTTTGTAGCGTTCCACAAAGAAATACGGAGGCGACGCAGCGCGTATCCCTTCACTACCGCTGAAGGTAACGGTATCCGTCGGTGGATTCGCTGCCGTAACCATCCCTTTTGAACCGAAGACCTCAACACGCTGGTCGTAACCGTAGACAGCCTCCCTGCTGTTATCAATGGTTGCGATAACCCCGTTTTGGAACCGTAAAGTGATAACGGCGGTGTCAATGTCGCCAACCTCGCCGATTTTCGGATCAACACGCACGCCACCCACTGCATACACCTCAACAACTTCGTCTCCGGTGAGATAGCGCGCCATATCGAAATCGTGGATCGTCATGTCAAGGAAAATCCCGCCAGAGATCTTGACGTATTCAATCGGGGGTGGTGCGGGATCTCGGCTCGTGATTCGCATGATATGCGGTTCGCCAATCTCTCCAGAGGCGACGGCTTCGCGGACCCGCATGAAACTCGCATCAAACCGACGGTTGAAACCGACCTGAAACTTAACCCCTGCTTTCTCAACAATCGCCAAAGTCTCATCAATCTGCCCCAAATCCAAGGAGATCGGCTTCTCACAAAAGACGTGTTTTCCTGCGCTCGCCGCGGCTTGGCTAATCTCGACGTGCGTATCGGTAGCAGATGCTACCAATACCGCTTCAATCTGCGGATCCGCCAATATTGCAGTATAATCGTCGGTTGTTTTTGGGACATTAAATTGTTTCGCGAGAGAGACAAGACCGGCGGGGTCCAAACTGCAAATCGCTATCAGTTCGGCTTCGGGTATATGCTGAGCGAGGTGTTCAATGTGCAATTTACCGATGCGTCCTGTGCCGATAACGCCAACACCGATTTTTGAGAGTTTGTTCATCAAAGACCTTTCCTACGTGGGTTCTATTAAAAGTAGTAGGCACACCCATGGGAGATTAAGAATTTAATCGGGGAATGTAGGTATTCATCGTCTGAATCAGGACTTACAGGATTCAAGGATTTACAAGATTCTGGAGCCTGCTTGATTAAAAGTTGTCTTTTATAGAATTACCCAAATATTTTATTACACTTCATCCGTGTGCCGTGACAGAAGTTCCTGCTACACAATCGAATTCAGGTACCGCAGATTCCGTTCTGCACTCTCGTAAGGACTCCCCATTCCGGGCAAGACATCCTGCTCCACGACGATCCAACCCTCGTAGTTCCGTTTTCGCAATTCTGCGAGGAACGCGGGGAAATCAACGTCTCCGTTGCCCAGTTCGCAAAAAACGCCGTTCCCAACGGACTCGAAATAATCCCATTCATTCTTACGAGAATCGGCAGCGACATCGGGATGGCAATCCTTGAAATGGACGTGCCAGACTCGATCGGCATGGCGGACATACGCTTCAATCGGATCACCGCCACCGAATCGGTAATGTCCTGTATCGAAACACAATCCGATGAGGTTCGGGTCGGTGCGTTCCATCAACGTGTCTATCTCTGCTGGTGTCTCTACATATCCGGCACAATGCGGATGGAAAACGGTGCGGAGTCCTGTCTCGTCTCGGACAGATTCGGAGATACGGTGCGCGCCCTGTGCAAAAGTCTCCCACTGTGTTGGGGTCAACCCGTGTTCAGGACGGACACGACCGGCATAGCGGGTACGCAGTTCTGTAGTGGCGTTGTCATCCGATAGCACGATGAAGGGTTTTTCGCCAGCAGTATCCGCTAACAAACGGGCATGACGTAGTGCCGCTTCTTCACCGGATGCGTGTGTTTTTTCATCAGCGAGTGCGACACCTACGAACGCGCCTAACAGCGTTAGTTCACGGTCCTTCAGTTCGGTACGGAGGCGTTGCGCATCCGTCGGCATGAATCCCCAATCCCCTAACTCGGTGCCGAGGTAACCGATTTCGTGCATCTCGTCTAACATCTGTGCGTAGCCGGGTGCTTCCCCGTCTAACGCAAACTCAAGTACACCCCACGAACACGGGGCATTTGCAATTTTCATAGAATTATAGACTCTCTTTTGCTTGAAATCTTTTCCGATCTACTTAAGGTTGTCTAACGTGAGTTTGAAAAATAAAGTCTTAAGAAACGTGTTGCGTATACTTTTGAGAATCAGCGGGTTTCTTGTCGCATCATCCGTTAGTTTGTGCGTCTTCTGGCGAAGACTGACAGTCTACGCTACGAATATCAAACTCACGTTACTACCATCACCTTAACATTACCGTTAGGGTTTTTCATCTTCAAAGATGTGTGCAGATATCTTGACTTTCGGTGCGTTTTCCGGATCGTGTCTATAGTAGTGCTGTGTCACTCCTAAAATGATGGATGTGGGCAGCCACAAGGGACTGCCCCTACAGGGAAAATCCCTTCAACCAGCAGTAGTGTTCTTCATAAGCGTCTAAAAAGAGTTTTTGGTCCTCTCTTTTTAGTGTCAAAATGAAACCTGCTTTTCCGACATCATTTAGACCTTCATAGTATTGGATTGCTGCTTTTATGTTCATACAGAAAGTGTCTTGAAAAACGGTATATCTCTCCACATGCTGCGATTTTTTCGGTGTATTTACCGCTCTACCTGCAGGAAACACCCAAGCAAAAACACCTACAAATTTATTTTCAAACCGGCGGTAACACTATTAACATCATCAGAATGATAGATTTTAAACCTACTGTTGCGTTAACATTGCCTTGATGTCTTCCGGGAACTGGACACCGTTCCTCTGCTCAAAGTCTGCAACGTTTTCATAACTCTTGCGAAATGACGCGATGATGTCAAAATCTTTGCCCTTTGCAAAAATCAGGTCTGCTTTGGCTCTTTCCCATTCCTTTAGGTGTAACCATGCCTCGCCACGAGCCCCATAGGCCTCAGCATAATCGGGTTCGCGTTTTATGACTTCGTTATAATCCTTTATGGCTTTGTCATACTCGTGTTTCTTGCAGTGAGCGACACCGCGATGGCAATACGCTTTGGCATAATTAGGTTTAAGCTTTATTGCCTGGTCATAGTCGGCGATGGCTTTATCATGCTCACCAATGTAACTGTAGGCATTGCCCCGTTTGATGTAGTCTTCTACTATTTTCGGATTGAAGGTCAAGCTTGCAGTGTAAAGTTTAATGTATTCTTGTGCCTCTTCCCTATTCTTAATTAGCCCCCGAGTATAACCACCATTCAGTTCTTGGCACTGCCCGATAAACCGCATCAATCCATCGGCTCCAAGTTTATTCATAAGGACTTGATTTCCGATTTCACAAATCTCAATGTCTGTCATTTTCCGAATTTCGCTTTGAGGCGCGGCGAACCTCTCAGCCCGTGCGCGTTCTTCTATTTCCCTTGCCGTAACCCTATCTTGGATCCGTTTAACGATGGTGTCAATATCGGGTTGATCCGCCAACAATTTATGTCGGTCAACAGCGTAATTACCTTTACCGGGTTGGCACTGCCGAATAAACCGCGGCACCTCAGAGACCCCGAGTTTATCCGTAAGGACTTTAATCCCCATTTCATAAAGTTCACTATCTGTCATTTCTAATACGCTCATTTTCTGCTATCTCCTGAAACCATGCATAAGGGTTTTCGACCCGGACGGAAAGTTGAGAATTATAGCGTTTTACCCCTCTGAGAAGCCTATCATCGGTTGTTAGAAAAATATCAGCTAAGCCGCTCTCGGCACAAGCGAGATGTAAAGCATCTAATTCTTTAAACCCCAAAGTTTCAAGCTGCTTGCCTCTCAATATTTCAATCGTTCCAACAGAAACAGTCTGGTGCGCGTTGGTTATTAAATCTTTAATCTGTAAGCGTTGGTCCAAGTCAGAGTTTTGCTCTACTTCATCCACCAAAACATCACTGGAAATCCAATACAAGTGCCCGGAATGAACCTGAGAAATGATTCGTCCGATAACTTCAGTTT includes:
- a CDS encoding RecX family transcriptional regulator encodes the protein AEQVVANVETEDETKVALQIAQKRVKQYKRLPIHVAKRRLHGFLARRGFGAEIVRQVLDQIF
- the alaS gene encoding alanine--tRNA ligase; this encodes MTSDEIRDSFLEYFRKHGHTIVPSASLIPAGDPTLLFTNAGMNQFKDVFLGIGQREYTRAVDTQKCLRVSGKHNDLEEVGYSPSHHTFFEMLGNWSFGDYYKQEAIAFAWELVIELWQIPKERLWATVYLEDDEAEKLWLQETDLPLSRIRRCDKDNFWEMGETGPCGPCSELFVDMGVEAYPETASDPDAGPNTSDRFREFWNLVFIQYNRNEDGSLEPLPATHVDTGMGFERITSILQGVDTNYKTDLFTPLLTTIADMTDTAYFDDERGLPHRVIADHIRCLTFAIGDGVMPSNEGRGYVIRRILRRAVLYGKKLGMDAAFIYRLVDNVIALLGDVFPDVLPRHEFISRTIQGEEHRFHQTIERGLELLDNSFDTLKEQNGTEIDGKRAFELYDTFGFPLDLTQMLARERGFTVDDMGFEQSMEAQRSRGRAAWEDRGGVKDEEISVYAEVLKEHGETEFVGYTRNNVEAEVVALIADAESVGSAQEGDEVFVLLNRTPFYGESGGQVGDIGTIENGNARLAVEDTLKPSADLVVHRCKVLEGEITPYSAVQAQIDSERRNAIAVSHTATHLLHSGLRQVLGTHVAQAGSLVEAGRLRFDFSHYESVSPEQLRDIEEFVNEKIRGNDALSISETSLDAAKSKGALAFFGDKYGDIVRVVQAGSYSVELCGGTHVDATGELGFVKLMSESSIAAGVRRVEALTGTAAVSTVQEDTTLLANVANLLKTPKTALPERIERLLQEQRDLEQQLQQLKSQHALANVGTLVEGATLVEDVRVVASLVTNADRNGLRKLVDELKTRLESGVVALAAVSGTEVAFVVGVTADLVKNRDLHAGKIVSELTQLADGRGGGRPELAQGGGKNPSKVNAAIAKTGEIVAQQLKV
- a CDS encoding DUF948 domain-containing protein, encoding MDWSLIASLFWKFSLGIFLIALTALAGYMCAAIGSLRNSLNSIRNTLNSTENIVNQEIGELITDVDRTVKEVNKELPELLQNLNGLTASLQGISETEIQPTVHNIQEMSGVLNQSIQELDELVQKVSSFSGQTIEQATFFRNQIAVSLADIVGLWQGIKAGWDSFNFTQSSEPEEDVPISAVSNE
- a CDS encoding YtxH domain-containing protein; translated protein: MSNNGQNNGLAMVFAFFTGFMAGAVISLLYAPSSGKETRRKIRDTSIEAKNRTVEFAHQTTDSAKQGVQTIMEQGRESVHSIVDSGKEQLQQAGDQVKSAVETGRKVSADVRSKIAGSIPGIDESEESDEEAPEEA
- the larB gene encoding nickel pincer cofactor biosynthesis protein LarB, with product MEIEKLRILLEQVKGGEMAVGDALQSLRTLPFEDLGFSKIDHHRQLRTGFPEVIFCQGKTVEHVKQISERILAAGHPLLATRATPDMYKAVKEVQPTARYNELGRTITVSQSDEDTGVSGILVVSAGTSDLPVAEEAAETALMMGNQPERLYDVGVAGLHRLMSNHEKLLNARVIIVVAGMEGALPSVVGGLVDCPVIAVPTSIGYGASFGGLAALLGMLNSCASGVTVVNIDNGFGAGYSASLINQLGA
- a CDS encoding ABC transporter permease; this encodes MQQRTPIEEQIDLPFVESLRISFQSLKIRFGRSIITTAGITLGIAFLVSVWTNNEIGLALQESGRQSAINTFEETTEKGISTKDIWLIIMSLIVCVVGIANSMLMAVTERFREIGTMKCLGALDGFVVRLFLLESGFQGFSGALIGALLGTLGAVLLGLKDYGLDLFFYFPLLPAQPEDGTMRLGVIVVILLGCILGMILAVIGSSFPAWRAAKLPPAEAMRTEV
- a CDS encoding ABC transporter ATP-binding protein, with translation MADIVVKTEDVVKEYRMGSNILRALDGINIEIERGEYISLMGPSGSGKSTLFNMIGALDRPTEGQVYIDGQNMSHLSQRQIAAFRCHRVGYIFQSYNLLHVRSAHGNVTLPMIFAGIPEKQRNEKAENLLDMVGLGDRMYHLPDELSGGQRQRVAIARALANDPSIILADEPTANLDTITGREIIDLIKRLNREQGVTVISATHDLKMLDVSDRIVDIRDGLVERVRNRDEIDIEVGEVGGDGH
- the iolG gene encoding inositol 2-dehydrogenase — its product is MNKLSKIGVGVIGTGRIGKLHIEHLAQHIPEAELIAICSLDPAGLVSLAKQFNVPKTTDDYTAILADPQIEAVLVASATDTHVEISQAAASAGKHVFCEKPISLDLGQIDETLAIVEKAGVKFQVGFNRRFDASFMRVREAVASGEIGEPHIMRITSRDPAPPPIEYVKISGGIFLDMTIHDFDMARYLTGDEVVEVYAVGGVRVDPKIGEVGDIDTAVITLRFQNGVIATIDNSREAVYGYDQRVEVFGSKGMVTAANPPTDTVTFSGSEGIRAASPPYFFVERYKPAFLSEVRAFLACIQEDTPPPVTAEDGRAPVVIGFAALKSLRENRPVLLSEI
- a CDS encoding TIM barrel protein, which produces MKIANAPCSWGVLEFALDGEAPGYAQMLDEMHEIGYLGTELGDWGFMPTDAQRLRTELKDRELTLLGAFVGVALADEKTHASGEEAALRHARLLADTAGEKPFIVLSDDNATTELRTRYAGRVRPEHGLTPTQWETFAQGAHRISESVRDETGLRTVFHPHCAGYVETPAEIDTLMERTDPNLIGLCFDTGHYRFGGGDPIEAYVRHADRVWHVHFKDCHPDVAADSRKNEWDYFESVGNGVFCELGNGDVDFPAFLAELRKRNYEGWIVVEQDVLPGMGSPYESAERNLRYLNSIV
- a CDS encoding tetratricopeptide repeat protein, which produces MSVLEMTDSELYEMGIKVLTDKLGVSEVPRFIRQCQPGKGNYAVDRHKLLADQPDIDTIVKRIQDRVTAREIEERARAERFAAPQSEIRKMTDIEICEIGNQVLMNKLGADGLMRFIGQCQELNGGYTRGLIKNREEAQEYIKLYTASLTFNPKIVEDYIKRGNAYSYIGEHDKAIADYDQAIKLKPNYAKAYCHRGVAHCKKHEYDKAIKDYNEVIKREPDYAEAYGARGEAWLHLKEWERAKADLIFAKGKDFDIIASFRKSYENVADFEQRNGVQFPEDIKAMLTQQ
- a CDS encoding PIN domain-containing protein, producing the protein MQTNLQFWKIYLDTCCLSRFFDDQTQARVYQETEVIGRIISQVHSGHLYWISSDVLVDEVEQNSDLDQRLQIKDLITNAHQTVSVGTIEILRGKQLETLGFKELDALHLACAESGLADIFLTTDDRLLRGVKRYNSQLSVRVENPYAWFQEIAENERIRNDR